The window GGCCTGGGGCCCATGAAGATCCCCCTGGTGTCTGACACGCGGCGCACCATTTCCACAGACTACGGCGTGCTCAAGGAGGACGAGGGCATCGCCTACAGGTCGGCTGCACATCCGCCGGAATATATATCTTTAAACCGCCATTATCTGAGCAGGATGTCAATTTCTCTGTTTATTTCAGGGGTCTGTTCATCATTGACGACAAGGGCGTCCTGAGACAGATTACAATCAATGACCTGCCGGTTGGACGTTCTGTTGACGAGACTCTGCGTCTGGTCCAAGCCTTTCAGTTCACAGACAAGCACGGAGAAGGTGAGCTGCTCTACTTACTGATATTCATAGATTAATCCCGATACCCACGTAGGAAATTCAGAGGGAGGAAGTGCCTGGAACAAAGGTGTTTTTTATACATTTACCTATTTTGATATGCAAAGGAGTTCCCGTTTTGAGCTGCATTCTGTGGAGCGTCTCGTTTCATCTGTTGGTCAGGACTCATGACGGCCTTGTCTTTTCAGTCTGCCCGGCCGGCTGGAAGCCAGGAAGCGACACCATCAAACCAGACGTCCAAAAGAGCAAAGACTTCTTCTCCAAGCAGTAATAAGCCCAAACCTCGAGTCTGCCGCCTGCTGTAGGGAGATTTCATTTCGTGATAACATTTCCAATATAAGTGAGCCACTGTGCCTGTGGAGGAGTGTTTAGGAGATAGAGCTTTCAGTCAtcaatgtggtgtgtgtgtgtgtgtgtgtgtgtgtgtgtgtgtgtgtgtcctgtcctcTGTAGACTCAACGATGCACCCATGGCAGTAGTTTTTCACTGAGCATCACACTGTAGTAATGTCTGTTACTTTCTGTCATTCCTTATTATTACATACAGAAGACtaaacagcatttttcattgttaaaATGAAGTCACAGaaaactcttgttttttttttttgtttttttttttacgttgaCCAACAAATGTTCTTTCAAATCTAAATAAACTGTACTGAAAGTTACTAAGactgcattatttatttaatagatATTTAGAAGGCGATTATCCTGAGATGCTCTTGAACACAGATTTTACTCTAGAAGTCTTAGTTAAAAAGAATTTTAAGAAGGTTGGGTTCCCGTCTAATTTTTGTGTGTGACACATTTGTTGCCTCATTTTAAATCGGTTTAACCATTAGACTCACTCTGAATTAAAAGTTATTTAACCTTCCAAAAGTTTCATGTATTTGCTCAGGCATATATCTCATCGCTCCAATGACTGAACTTGTTTGCTGTCTAAACAAGGCTGTCAGTGGTGTCTTTAATGATGacactgaataaaatgtttccgcttgttttacatttattgCAGAACTGGTGTTTGTACACGCCTTAGGCTGAATGTCCATCTTGTTAGCTGTTGTTTGAATAATGATAAGCCAAAGtgtgtgatggatttgtttctaCAAATGGGCTTCAGTCCAAATCCATTCTGAAAATAAATGGCATCGGTCAGAAAAATGTGTGGTATGCTTGTGGAAGTAACTCCAGCAAACAACCCAGATGAGAAGAGATATTCCTGCTTTTGATtgtaagacaaaaaaaaaatctatgttcGATTCCCAGCTGTAGGGAAATTACAGAGTAACTGGTTCATAATAATTTACCTATTTCAGTATATTGAGGCTGAATGTCATGGGTTCAAATGCTATAAATAACCCTGAATTgaccctaggtgtgaatgtagtgtgtgtgcttgtcctGTGTTCCCTGGGTCCAGGGGCGTCTCTCCCTCATTAAGTGGGATTGGCTCTTGCACCCTTTGACCCAGCACAGAATAAAGATtgatatataaaataataaacacTTTCCTCAAATAAAATTAATACAACACTCAgcagtcaaaaacaaaaaaaagaaaaaatcacaGCCAAAATCTGGATTATCAAAGCCAGTTAATCCAGTTTATTAGATGAAAACATATTAAAGAAATAGAGAATACTAGGTAAAGTAGGAAAAGTGTATCAGAGACGCAGGGTTCGAACCCGCGTCCCTCAAAAAACACCACACTACTGCATCCTGACTCAGGCGTGGCCGGCACGCCCGTGTGACGTCATTGCGTTTTGTGCGGGAAAACGCGTATTTGACAATCATCGGAATGTTGAATTAGCCCGCGCGTTTTGAATACCGGAAGCGATTTATTGCAGCTGGTCCGCTAATTCTGTTAGCTAAAAATGTCTTCAATGGAAATGATGGTGAAACAACAGGAGGCCACGGCTGAGGTGAGGACTCAAAGCAGGCGCCATTAAACAACTTACAAGTGCTTATTAGATATATTATTCTCTACTAATACTGCGCcatgattttttattttgtttgtttggagcAGCCGGTTAAAGTCAGTCAGGTCATTTCCCtctcaatgttttatttttttcttgttgtttgttttgtagtgGAAAAACTTTTTTCCAAATGGCTTGAAATCCAAGCAGGAGTCTCTGCTCTTTGTGAAGAGGATGATGGCTGTGACCGTGTCCTACATCACCTACCTCCGAGGGATCTTCCCCGAGGAGGCCTACAGGTCCAAATACCTGGAAGGTGAACAGAacacctgctgctgtggctccaTGAGCTTATGTTACAGTTTCAACGTGTGATCAAGGATGTTTTCACATACAGCAGCTGATCAAATTCAGTAACTCACTTCCACATTTCCTCTAGTTtctcacagaaacacattaaaactcaAAGTACACTTAAGTTAGTCAATGACCGATGCTGGTACGTAATCataaatcaagcactttttgtcCAAAATAAGAGATGGATATGATAAAGGTAATTACAGGGGTCCTTTTTCACATATCATTGCTaaattttttcaatattttacatctttttaattttattcagtttaatgTGTTTGAACAAGCTTTATTACATAAAAATTATATGTCAGAATGTTTATCAACACTGACCGAAGGTATTCATGTTGTAACCTTTTTGTAGTATCATACTAGAGGATTGACATTTCCAGGAGATTCAAAAGACTGCCATATAAAGGGTTAACATATAGAAATATTACATATCTAATCAGAGGATGTGGTATTAACACATAGTGTTTGTGGCACTTCTAGAAATCATGCTCGACATTTATTCTAAGCTCTTGTAAATGCTGGCTGCGGTCGAATGCTGGACTGAGTTGGTTTCTGCTTTGCCTCTAAATAGTGCCTGAatagttgtttttattaattaaattgTATTAAAATCATGCTAATTAAATGACCCAAGTAGTCGACTAGTCGGGTGCTAGTTAGTTGTATTTGACTATTTCGACTGGCCGTCCAAACAATTCTAAAAACTCAACTGAAATGATACTCTGGTGACAAGTTACAGTATATTTgacatccattaaaaaaatctttgaaaataattttttttctaaataattttTGTTGGCGTAATGATGGTAAAGAATTCATGTTTTTcaatcactgtgtgtgtgtctcaaaaACAGATATATGCCTCAAGATTTTGCGGGAAAACTGCAAAACCATGGCCGCAAACAAAATGGTGAAATGGTAAGTACCGTACCTCTGTTGTGTCTCGGTGCTCAGTGCAGAAATCAGATGAAGTGCTAATCTGAAAATATGCAGCATTCATCAGCAGTGTGATGCTCTTGTCTTCTTCACTCAGGATGATGGGCTGCTTTGACGCATTAGAAAAGCAATATGTAAGTTTATCACACCTTTTTTActgtaaagaatataatgtgtgtgtttggtgttttaatcgttactttttattttgttaaatgcTTCTGTCTGTATTCTGAAAAGCTCCAGGTCGTGTACATCGGGGTAAGTAATTCTCGTGACTACTGCAGCTTTTAAAGCGCTGATATTGCTCAAGTTTCACCAGCATCTGTTGCTAACCGTGggttatttttataatttaGGTCTACACCAATCCGGACGAACCAGACGTGAGTTTTGAAGTTCTTTCAGTGTCCATTTGTAGATATTGTGCAGTTCTTTGTGTGATCATCCTTGCGAAAGCTTCTGTTGTTACTTTTCAGTGCATTATTGAATCCTACCTGCTGAAGATCAGATACTCTGCCCAGGGCCCGGAGCTGAATGTCGTCAGGTTTGGACGGCTCCGGCCTCACGTGTGCCGGCCAGCCGCCCGACGTCAAACTGAAACGTTCTGAACTGACGCTGTCGTAGGAAGGACGGTGCAGAGATGCAGGTGACGATGGGGGAAACCAAGAAAGCCTCTGTGGTGCTGATCAGGAAGCTCCTCCTGCTCATGCAGAACCTGAACCCCCTCCCCGACAACGTCTACCTCAACATGAAGCTTTACTACTACGACGACAGTAAGATGCTTTTCATGTGTGGACAATTCATCCATGAACTGAAGACGACACCCTCACGTCCCGCTTGGTTTTCCAGTCACCCCGGTCGACTACCAGCCGCCGGGCTTCCAGGAGGCCCAGTGCGACAGCCTGTGGTTCGAAGGCCATGCCGTGCACTTCAAGGTGGGCAAGGTGCAGACGGCCTTCCACTGCTTCAGCGTGGACGTGTTGGCGGAGCAGGGCCgggtggagaagctgcagacggGGACCCAGAAGAGAGACGGCGGGGGGATCTCTCCGAACGGAGACACGATGAAGGCGAGGGTTTCAGTCTGCAGCTTCTCACTGTCATCTACAGAAGTATCGACTCTAGCTTTGCTGTGGCGGTTTGCAAATATCTGCGAGTTCTTCACAATGTTCCTGAACGCCTGTTTACAGGATCCCAGTGGGAAAATACCTGACGACAAAGATTTACCCTCAGAGGATGGTGAGGCGGTTTGCTACGACTGCTCAAACCGACAGCGAGCGTCGTTTTACTCTGCTCTCTTTCCTTTTCACAGAATCGGCACAGTTCAAGAAACCAAGGACTTGTGTGGTAAAGGTGCATTTATGGTTgttacaaaaaagacaaaaaaaaaataaaaaaaatactacaacGTGTTCTGTTTATCTGTTCCAGAGAAAAGCGCCTGGAAAAACTCTGAGGAAGAAAAGACTTTAGTCGACAAGAGGAgggcaaagaaaacaacatccaCATCCttatcattttgttttattattagtgAACATTGTTAGTAAAACCTAAGTGTTAGGTTCCTCTAATAACTCAGTCTGTTCATGTCAGAGTTCCAGTTCAGACCATTTAACGTTTCATCTGAtataaatgtgttgttttctaGTCTCTTGCTGGTTGTTGGATTTGTACAAAAAGGCTCTCCAGTTcaagaaataaacatttattgtaaacatttgttgtgttttcttgttaCAAGCAGGAATCACAGAGCGACTTCCACACTAAATAGGAAAACTATAAGACGTGTAATCAGCTAAAACTTTTTTACATTCAGTCGGTTTGGCTCAGCTGGTTTGTTTCTATGTTTAGTCTGCTTCACCAGAAAACCATCATCAGAGAATACCAGCTTCTCTAAGCAGCTGATCGACGCTCAGCCATCCCTTGACTGATGGGAGCGGCGTCCTGGTCCGCACCACGGTCTAGAAGAGGCTGTCCACGTCTCCCATCTCCACAAACACCGTCTTCAGCTGAGAGTAGTACTCGATGGTCACCTGGCCGTTCTCCCTCCCGATGCCTGGGAAACGGAGAGCTCGGAAAATCACTGTCGGTTCAGCCCTCAGAGATCAGGGCAGAGAGCACGATGCTGGGGTTAATTCTCTGCAgacggctgcagcagcagagttttcagtgtttgtccgCTGGCGGTGCTACCTGACATCTTGAAGCCTCCGAACGGCACCTCCACAGGCGTGACGTTGTAGTTGTTAATGAAGCAGGAGCCTGCTTTGAGCTGCTCCACCACACGATGGGCTCGCCTCACAtctcttcacacacaaaaactcatGTTTGGTCACATAATTCTTGAGTTCGTGCTCCTACACGTACCGTCTTCAGAGAAGCTGAAGCAAGTAATTTAAAGTGTAAACCGACCTGGTGAAAACTCCGGCGGCCAGACCCATCGTGGTGTCGTTGGCTCTCCGCAGGACTTCCTCCTCAGTCTCAAAGGACAACACGGACATGACCGGACCAAAGATCTCCTCCTTCACGCAGGTCATTTCATCCCTGCAGTCACCTTCGGCACAAGAAGACTGATGAATTCCATTCAGTATTTCCTCATTGAAGCTCAGGTCACAGGGTGAAAAGGCTTCTCACCGAGGACGCAGGGAGTCATGTAGTATCCGCCTCGGAGTTTTGGGTCTGATGGGACGTACGGTTCACCCCCACACAGCACCGTGGCTCCCTGACAACGGAGGACTTCAAATTAAAGTCTAAACTGAACTAACCGCTGCAGGCAAACACTCTTCTGGCAAAACTACGACCACTTTACCTCACGCTTGGCTTGCTCGACAAACGCCAACACTTTGCTGAGATGTGGCCGGCTGACCAGCGCGCCCATGCGGGTGCTCTCTAACAGCGGGTCGCCGATTTCAATGGCCTTGGTCCTCGCCACCACCTCCCTCAAAAACTCGGGCAGTATGTCTTTATGGACAAACACTCGGGTACCGTTGCTGCAGACCTGCAAAACAGGTGAAGTCAGTAAAACTGGACGGAGTTACGAAATGATTTCTGGAGCCGGACACGGCACCTGGCCTTGAGACAGGAAGTTGGCCATGAGGGCTCCCTTCACGGCGTTCTCCAGATCACTGTCCTGAAAGATGAGCAGTGGAGATTTCCCTCCAAGCTCCAGAGTCACCGGCTTCACTCCTTTAGAAGCCATTTCCATAAtctagaggtcaaaggtcacatgaAAGCATCATTAGCGAAGAGAGCATCAGATCAGGACGGAACCGGCTATGCCACAGACCTTCTGTCCTGTGGGGACGCTGCCAGTGAAGGAGACCTTCGCCACGTCAGGGTGGTGGCACAGCAGCCTGCCGGTCTCCTGGCCGCCCTGCACCACGTTCAGCAGCCCGTCCGGAGCGCCGGCCTGCGTGAAGATCTCTGCCAGCATGACGGCCGTCACCGGCGTCACCGGGGAGGGTTTGAACACCATGGAGTTCCCTTTGGAGGAAAGCAACGGAGGACGCACCAATCTATCCATCTTTTATTCaacgtccatccatccatctttaattCTGTGTCAACCCCAGCTTAGTCTGGGCGAGGACGGGGCGGGACCCTGGACAGGtccccagtccatcacaggacagacagactgcagactgctacacactctcacattcatGGACAATTTAGAATCACCAAATACATACAAGgcattcaaacacattcagtggGCAACAGTCTTCATTTCAGAATCTGTGCTGCGGCGCCATCTATTGGTCAAAAAAGTTACACACCAAAGCTTGTGCTCTTTATCTCAGGAGAAACTAGGCTAAACGTTTCTGCAGTGGCTCACATGTGGAAGTAAGTCTAGGCGGATGTGAGCATCTGCTCTCCTACCACAGGCCAGGGCCGGAGCAGACTTCCATGCAGCGATCTGAAAGGGGTAATTCCAGGCCCCGATGCCGGCGCAGACCCCCAGAGGCTCCCGGCGGGTGTAAGCAAACGACCCTCCGGGCAGCTGGACATGCTGGCCTTGGCAAAGGAGAACAAGGAGGGGGAAGATACAGCAATCGCAAAAGCCGCTCTGATCTTTCTATGAAGAAaacctgctgaagctgcacCAACCTGCCATGGTGCTGGACAGGCCTGCGTAGTACTCGATACACAGTCTGGCCGAGTCCACGTCCAGACGGGCCTCTGTGATGGACTTCCCATTGTTCACCACTTCCAGTCGGGCaatctcctctctcctgctctgcgCATTCACACCAAATACAGACACACTGAatgagtgtggtgtgtgtgacgCTATAGCATGCTTTTCAAATGTGTATGTCTGCTGACTGTTTATTGATATCTTTTCTTCTCACTAATTTAACACACCTCAATCATATGAGCAGCTTCTATCATGATTCTCGCCCTTTCCATCCCAGACATTCTGCTCCAGTGACCAAAGGCCGACTTGGCAGCCCGCACGGCTTGGTCCACCTCTGCAGCGCCGCACGGCTCCAGGTGGCACAGGACGAGCCCTGCACAGCGAAAAAAGGAAATCATGACCTAGAAAGGTAATCAGAACCACACAGACTCTCCTTATCAAGAGATAAGAGCAGTGATGGTGACACAGGAAGCAGTCACATGATGGACATGAACCAAAACGCATTAAACGCCATAAAATATACTGAAAATCTGGTGTGTTGACGTTCTTTATGACAATACGACTGAGCTTTCACACAACTTCATGCTTTTCACACAACGTCATGCTTTTATTGCACTAAACAGTCACTTCAGCATTCTTCAGTCTGGATTTAGGTCAAATCACAGCATCCAAATTGCCCTTATAAAAGTGCTGAATGACACGGATGAGAGCAGTGACACATCTACGGTTTCAGTTTAAGTATTAGTGGATCTTAGTTTTTTGATTACAACACGGCTTGGCAGCTTCAGAAtgttcctcaaggctccatcctTTGGGGTTTTTTAACAGCTACATGCTCCCTCTGGCTCAAATAATGGAGCTTTACAACATCTCCTGTCATAATTATCCAGACGACACACAGCTCTACATGTCAGCTTCTGTGTCTAAGCACAGGTCCTTACACCTGCTGAATAAGtgcatgaatgaaatgaatgagtggATGTGCCAGAACCTTACACAACTTAACCCCGAAGAAATAGAGGTAACTGTTTTTGGCCCAAAAAAGGttaaggttaaaggtcagcCCTCATCTTGACTCCTTATCACTCAGGACATCAAGTCAAGCCAGAAATCTGGGTGTATATATAGACTCACTTTCTAAAGCTTTGAATGGTCTCCTGTGTGGGTTTCATCTCAGACGAACTTGTCGAATATGAACCATCCAAAcccctgaggtcctcaggaagaggccgtcccagagtcagaagcaaacaaggtgaagcagcttttagtttcTACTCTTCACCCGGGCcgtggaacaaacttcctgaacacctgaggacCGCCAACATACTCACTTCTTCTAAATCAGACCTTAAAACACTATCATTTGCTTAGGCTACTGAATACACAATagattttactgattttattaCCTGTATCTTAAAGTTTTGACTTTATTCATTATGCATTTCTtaattgctttgttttaatttttccccagaactttaattaccaaaaaATAAGATTCTTAATGGTCTTGCTTCAGTATATTTCTGCATAAACCACTGAATTATCTTGTGTCTCAATGGTGCAATAGAAATAAATTTGCCTTGCCTTGCAAAACATAAATTTTTCACCCTCATCACAAACATCACATGACCAGCATTATTTTATGTAATTACATTTTAGCTCATAAATcatcaaaacataaaaaaaaaaaaattcagaaactttttttttttactttttacacaAGACAGAAACAACATAATTTTGTTACATCATCAAATGTGATTATTGAATATTGGAGAAAAGGAGAGCTAAATGTTTTAATTCTTTCAACCCCTTTTCATGCATATTGAGCAGATATATGCAttatctgtgtgtatttgtgtttgtatgtattaaAACTATGTATGTCTAGTCAAGTGTTTGTACATTTAGTAtagatttatttaaaagaaatataaattcATATTAgagtaaatgtattttttcccGTTTATTTGTATCAGTTTGTATGCCATGGTTTGGTTTTGATCTGTCGGACCGAATTaataataaagaataaaacaagAGGCAATAGTTATGATTATTAACATTGACAATAAAACAGATCACTAGTTTGACTGATATTCTGAGTTTTGGGGACGCACCTGTACGTAAAGCGTAACGTGACGTTTTCTGGAAACATTCATTTTGCGACAGGACGAGAAACTTTGACAGCTCATGTAAATAACTGTTTTCCTCAGACAGGCTTAAAACCGCAGCGATCAAAGTCCACGCGGCACATTTACTCTTTAAATTCAACAGAGAGACAAACTTATTCACCGGTTGACGGTTCATAAACAGGCTCCTTGTTGTCTTTCTGGCCTTCTCTCCGCTTTCCAGCCCAGAAGTTGAGCGGCTCCGTGATCCTCACCGAACCCGAAGACAAGCTCCGCGCAGCGGCCGCTAGGGGCCGGGGGACGGCGGCCAGCCTCCGGAGCATTTTTCCCGTAGCCGATAATGCTCCAACTTTTAACTATCAACAGAGAATTTACTGCAGCTGGGTTAGTTTGAAGACGGTCGAGGCAGTGTGAGTTTTATTCATAGCgtcaaacacactcactgacaTGTGTGGACGCTTGCTTCATGCACGCATCGTTAAACTCACCAAAAAAAGTAATCACGCCAACTACGGGTCTTTAGTCGTGGATCCACGCAACGTAACGTTTGGTTGACCTGCCGTTTTACCGACAGTTACTGCACGAGGCGGGACGAATGATCCACGACAGTTCCCGAAAGGCAGCGAAAAGATCTCCGGCACGCTATTGGACGATCGAACCGTCAATCATAGAACAGCGATCGGAAACATATTCATTTTTCTTATAAGCTATTTTAATATGTATTATTTGTATGCAGCTGTGAATCTGTGTTGTAATgcatcaaaaataaaatgatgctgGATTTTAATCGTGTGTAAAGTTGAGTTCGGTGTaaaaggggcggagcttcatCACAAAGACGTTCCGCCTCAGCCGCTCGTGCACCACACTGCAAGCATGGCCGGCGACACTGAGACACATCTCAGGGACCGCAGCGACAACACCACCATTATTCGGCAACCTTTCCTCATCGGTGTCTCCGGAGGCACCGCCAGCGGAAAGGTTGGCACTCCCGTTACTGATTTTTGTGATTTCCGTGAGCTGACACGGTCCTCGTACTGAGGAAAGCCCCGGGCCGCGGCAGCCGACTGCTGGCTGACCGCGTGGCTCCGGCGTCTCTCGGCGgaagtttgattgacagctctcTCTCATCTGTTCGACCACTCAGCTCCGCTAGATGCTGCTTTAgcttcctctgtctgtggtgctgATCTCGGTCTGCTCGTTATCTTCATTTTTACTCACTCAACTCTTACATCAAGTGTAGAGCTTTGTtagcttttttatttcttagCTACCGAGCCAAATTCCATCACATGCTAGCTTTACCGGATGGGCTGAGACAATAGCCGGCGCTAACTCCTCACTAATCTCTTTATGTGTTTGTAAACACGAATGCCCCATATTCTTTTCTGGTCTTTTTACCCCTGAATTTTTGTCCGCGACTCGGGTTAGCTTGGTTTGTAGACGTGGTCTGTTCAGTCTGTTTGCCTGACCCAGGACGAACCGCCGTCGTTAAATAACGTTAACCTACATTCTGATGCTTTGAAATGAACCGAACGGAGGCGCccgcgggaaaaaaaaaatccttccgGGGCGCATCCACCCCTGTTCATCGATCAGTACtgcattaaaatacatttttaatcgAAGGTAGATGTTTGTAACTaaaaatttcatttatttgtccgctttagaaaaagtatttttttttttttttttttttttattcacgtTAGCATTGTTGTGGGCGCTCCTGGTCGTCTTGACCGACATTGCGCCGTGGATGTGATAAACACCAGAGGAGTCTCCTCTCCATCACCAGCCTGTCGTGAAACGATCTGTAATAAAGCTGCGTCTGGGCTGTAAAGACCGGCGGGTAGGCTGCGGAGCGGAGCTGAAACGTCCGCCCGCCGCCCGGACAGACGTGGCTCTTTTTCCACAGACGTCACTGACTTTCTTTGTCCTGAACCCACCGAGTGCCGCTGAAACGCACCGAAGACCCGGTGTGGATAAGACGAGCTCAGGAAGCGCCGCATCGTCACtcagagaaatgttttatttatccaGACTTTTGTTGTATTTCCCATGCGCAGACTGTGAGACGAAAGTGAGGCAGGGGCTGTAGTTAGCTCCTCCTAACTTTGTCCCATACACGGAGTGACTGGCGCTAAGCCAGCGTTTTGTCTCCTGTGTAGAGGCTGGAAGTGCCCCGATGCTGGACTAGACTGGCCTAAGCGCTGTGTTATGgatgacacccccccccctcctcactgcagctgcaTTGTGATGTTAATTCTTAAAACATACAATAGACCAACATGCTGATCCCAGCCTGAGTTGCAGTTTGGATTTCCTTAGAAATTAATCTAATCTTAATTTATTAATCTCTTGTTTCCACATTTAAGCAGCGTATTGAGCAGCCACGTCACAGCGTTCAGGGGAGCTgatggggtcaggggtcaagtATCTTAAGAATTGTTATCAAATATTAATGATGTAGTTATTGTTGAACagacaaacatttaaaatgtaaatcacACAAGGCAGTTAATTGTCTTAAAAGTCTTTGTCATGGGTGTGTTCAGAGTGCTTCTCATTCAGTTGACACAACCTGCCATTATTCAAAATGGGTGTGATAGAagtcattgtcttttttttttttgcatgggaGGGCACACAATGGCAGGGGTGCGCTCGGCTCCTGGGAATTGCTCGCTCAGCATTGGGCACGAAACTGGTACAGTTGAAAGGTCATTCAGGACAAATGGGTCACATCGAAGGACAGTTTGACCGCGGTGGACTGTTGATTTAATCGGGGCTAATTGTTGTATCTTTAGTGTTTTGATCATGTCCTcacagacatttctttttatccATTCAGTCATCAGTATGTGAGAAGATCATGGAGCTACTGGGACAGAACAAGATCGACCACCACCAGCGGCAGGTGGCGATTCTCAGCCAGGACAGTTTCTACAAGGTCCTGACTCCAGAGCAGAAAGCCAAGGCGCTGAAAGGCCAGTTCAACTTTGATCATCCAGGTATGGGAACACAGGATTGCATGGCTCAACCTGCATGCAGCGTCGCAGTGTAACAGCGCCTGACGTCTGCAACCTATAATCTCATGAATCTCCTTCACTTTGTCAGGAATGAAACATCAACTCCTCCCAAAATGTGGTTTCCTTTTATGAAAGTAGTGTTTAAGCTGCAGCTACAGGTAATTTTGAGGATAAATGCTAAATACGATCAGGCGAAAATTATGCATCTGTATAGTTTTATCAAGATGCTTGATTTGATTTTAGTTTCTGGAACTTTCCTAATGCTATTTGATTAATCTAGCTCATTGTTGATCTGGCAGACTTTTAAGTAAATATATAACTTCAAAGCACAGAACATCTACTGaaattgtgtgttttggcaCTCTGCTGCCAGATTGATCGCTCCTGGCACGAGCAGACGGTGGAGCATGACTTTGCTCCCTCTTGCTCCTGCTTCCTTTTTCGGCTGATTCGAAATCCCCACAGTCAGCAAGTGTTTTGCAGAGGCAGCTGCTCTCAAGCTCAGACTGAAGCCAACACCTGTTCCACAAAAGGGATTCCTGAATTACCAAACGTGCAGCATGAATCCCGTGTGCCTGCCGAGCAAGAGGAACCAGTGtaaaaagaagctgaagctaaGCATCTCCTTTGTGTGTTGTCTTTCTCGCCCTCAGATGCCTTTGACAATGAGCTGGTCCTACAGACGCTCAGACTGATACTGCAGGGAAAGACTGTCCAGATCCCCGTTTATGACTTTGTTACTCATTCCAGGCAAGCCTCTCCATTTCCTGCATTATCAGACAGCCGAGTTAATTATTATGGGCAACAGGAAACGTGACCTTATTCCAGGCTGATAGTGTAATTGTGTAGTTGGTTTAAGTCTTTGTAATAAAAGTAGCATGAGGTGTAAGGTAACGTttgctgtgtgggtgtgtgctg of the Salarias fasciatus chromosome 18, fSalaFa1.1, whole genome shotgun sequence genome contains:
- the prdx1 gene encoding peroxiredoxin-1 — its product is MAAGNARIGQLAPDFTAKAVMPDGQFGDVKLSDYRGKYVVFFFYPLDFTFVCPTEIIAFSDAADEFRKIGCEVIAASVDSHFSHFAWTNTPRKQGGLGPMKIPLVSDTRRTISTDYGVLKEDEGIAYRGLFIIDDKGVLRQITINDLPVGRSVDETLRLVQAFQFTDKHGEVCPAGWKPGSDTIKPDVQKSKDFFSKQ
- the zte38 gene encoding zebrafish testis-expressed 38 → MSSMEMMVKQQEATAEWKNFFPNGLKSKQESLLFVKRMMAVTVSYITYLRGIFPEEAYRSKYLEDICLKILRENCKTMAANKMVKWMMGCFDALEKQYLQVVYIGVYTNPDEPDCIIESYLLKIRYSAQGPELNVVRKDGAEMQVTMGETKKASVVLIRKLLLLMQNLNPLPDNVYLNMKLYYYDDITPVDYQPPGFQEAQCDSLWFEGHAVHFKVGKVQTAFHCFSVDVLAEQGRVEKLQTGTQKRDGGGISPNGDTMKDPSGKIPDDKDLPSEDESAQFKKPRTCVRKAPGKTLRKKRL
- the aldh9a1b gene encoding 4-trimethylaminobutyraldehyde dehydrogenase B → MLRRLAAVPRPLAAAARSLSSGSVRITEPLNFWAGKRREGQKDNKEPVYEPSTGLVLCHLEPCGAAEVDQAVRAAKSAFGHWSRMSGMERARIMIEAAHMIESRREEIARLEVVNNGKSITEARLDVDSARLCIEYYAGLSSTMAGQHVQLPGGSFAYTRREPLGVCAGIGAWNYPFQIAAWKSAPALACGNSMVFKPSPVTPVTAVMLAEIFTQAGAPDGLLNVVQGGQETGRLLCHHPDVAKVSFTGSVPTGQKIMEMASKGVKPVTLELGGKSPLLIFQDSDLENAVKGALMANFLSQGQVCSNGTRVFVHKDILPEFLREVVARTKAIEIGDPLLESTRMGALVSRPHLSKVLAFVEQAKREGATVLCGGEPYVPSDPKLRGGYYMTPCVLGDCRDEMTCVKEEIFGPVMSVLSFETEEEVLRRANDTTMGLAAGVFTRDVRRAHRVVEQLKAGSCFINNYNVTPVEVPFGGFKMSGIGRENGQVTIEYYSQLKTVFVEMGDVDSLF